From Tachyglossus aculeatus isolate mTacAcu1 chromosome 12 unlocalized genomic scaffold, mTacAcu1.pri SUPER_6_unloc_1, whole genome shotgun sequence, the proteins below share one genomic window:
- the RAD51 gene encoding DNA repair protein RAD51 homolog 1 yields the protein MAMQVQMEASADTSVAEENFGPQPITRLEQCGISANDVKKLEEAGFHTVEAVAYAPKKELINIKGISEAKADKILTEAAKLVPMGFTTATEFHQRRSEIIQITTGSKELDKLLQGGIETGSITEMFGEFRTGKTQICHTLAVTCQLPIDRGGGEGKAMYIDTEGTFRPERLLAVAERYGLSGSDVLDNVAYARGFNTDHQTQLLYQASAMMVESRYALLIVDSATALYRTDYSGRGELSARQMHLARFLRMLLRLADEFGVAVVITNQVVAQVDGAAMFAADPKKPIGGNIIAHASTTRLYLRKGRGETRICKIYDSPCLPEAEAMFAINADGVGDAKD from the exons ATGGCCATGCAGGTGCAGATGGAGGCCAGCGCGGACACCTCAGTGGCGGAGGAAAACTTTGGCCCGCAGCCCATAACCCGGCTGGAG CAATGCGGCATCAGCGCCAACGACGTGAAGAAGCTGGAGGAAGCCGGGTTTCACACGGTGGAGGCCGTGGCCTACGCCCCTAAGAAAGAGCTGATCAACATCAAAggcatcagtgaagccaaagccGATAAGATCCTG acAGAGGCGGCTAAGCTCGTCCCGATGGGCTTCACCACCGCCACCGAATTCCACCAGCGGCGGTCGGAGATCATCCAGATCACCACGGGCTCCAAAGAGCTGGACAAGCTGCTTCAAG GGGGCATCGAGACGGGCTCCATCACGGAAATGTTCGGGGAGTTCCGGACCGGAAAGACCCAGATCTGCCACACCTTGGCCGTGACCTGCCAG CTCCCTATCGACCGGGGCGGCGGTGAGGGGAAGGCCATGTACATCGACACCGAGGGCACCTTCCGGCCCGAGCGGCTGCTGGCGGTGGCCGAGAG GTACGGCCTGTCGGGCAGCGACGTCCTAGACAACGTGGCGTACGCGCGAGGGTTCAACACCGACCACCAGACCCAGCTTCTCTACCAGGCCTCTGCCATGATGGTGGAGTCCAG GTACGCCCTGCTCATCGTGGACAGTGCCACCGCCCTTTACAGAACCGACTACTCGGGCCGCGGGGAGCTCTCCGCCCGCCAGATGCACCTGGCCCGCTTCCTGCGGATGCTGCTGCGGCTCGCAGACGAG TTCGGCGTGGCGGTGGTCATCACCAACCAGGTGGTGGCCCAGGTGGACGGGGCTGCCATGTTTGCCGCCGATCCCAAAAAGCCCATTGGAGGAAACATCATCGCTCACGCCTCGACGACCAG GCTGTACCTGAGGAAGGGGCGCGGAGAGACCAGGATCTGCAAGATCTACGACTCGCCCTGCTTGCCCGAGGCGGAAGCCATGTTCGCCATCAACGCCGACGGTGTGGGCGACGCCAAAGACTGA